The following are from one region of the Cataglyphis hispanica isolate Lineage 1 chromosome 16, ULB_Chis1_1.0, whole genome shotgun sequence genome:
- the LOC126855556 gene encoding succinate dehydrogenase assembly factor 4, mitochondrial-like — MAGIICASISSSRLHLKGLACLFSSKSMNEVGESPRLREFRKKLRERTPIENLEELEEGKHPYQEQEPLKPFPNNTNPETGEIGGPRGPEPTRYGDWERKGRVTDF; from the exons ATGGCGGGAATTATCTGTGCATCGATTTCAAGTTCGCGATTGCATTTGAAAG ggCTTGCGTGTTTATTCTCATCCAAAAGTATGAACGAGGTCGGCGAGAGCCCGAGATTACGTGAATTCCGAAAAAAATTACGCGAACGTACCCCCATTG AGAATTTAGAGGAGTTGGAAGAAGGTAAGCATCCTTATCAGGAGCAAGAACCTTTGAAACCGTTCCCGAATAATACGAATCCGGAAACAGGCGAAATCGGGGGTCCTCGCGGACCAGAACCGACTCGTTACGGCGACTGGGAGAGAAAAGGCCGCGTGACGGACTTCTAA
- the LOC126855554 gene encoding probable protein phosphatase 2C T23F11.1 — MGQTLSEPVTKKKSACCRDSNYRVGSSCMQGWRIKMEDSHVHILSLPGDPGTAFFAVYDGHGGATMAQHAGKHLHEYIIKRSEYKAGDIVEGIQQGFLELDKAMQNNATLRDEHAGTTVIALLIKDNILYSANAGDSRAVACINGRTVPLSRDHKPTLKDERKRIEAAGGFVEYKRVNGNLALSRALGDFIFKRNDHKSPQEQIVTAFPEVQQFPINEEWEFVVLACDGIWDVMTSEEVVRFVRTRLAQTKLGDAELHRNVTIRPEEICEELLNCCLAPDALMGTGCDNMTVILVCFLHGKPCSQLVLRCQDFPQSIDL; from the exons ATGGGGCAGACGCTCAGCGAGCCGGTCACGAAGAAAAAGTCGGCTTGCTGTCGGGATAGCAACTATCGTGTCGGTAGCTCCTGCATGCAAGGATGGCGTATCAAAATGGAAGATTCACATGTACACATACTCTCCTTACCAGGTGACCCGGGCACCGCGTTTTTCGCCGTCTACGACGGGCATGGAG GTGCAACCATGGCGCAGCATGCTGGAAAACATCTtcacgaatatataattaaaagaagcgAGTATAAAGCGGGCGATATTGTGGAAGGTATACAGCAAGGCTTTCTGGAATTAGACAAAGCGATGCAGAATAACGCGACTCTCAGGGATGAACATGCTGGGACCACTGTCATTGCACTACTTATCAAGGATAACATTTTGTACAGC GCTAATGCGGGTGACAGCAGAGCAGTAGCGTGTATCAATGGTAGAACGGTGCCACTTAGTCGAGATCATAAACCCACATTGAAGGATGAGCGCAAGCGAATCGAAGCTGCGGGTGGTTTCGTCGAGTATAAAAGGGTGAACGGTAATCTGGCATTGTCTCGCGCACTCGGGGATTTCATATTTAAGCGAAACGATCATAAATCACCACAGGAGCAGATCGTGACTG CTTTTCCCGAAGTACAACAATTTCCTATAAACGAGGAATGGGAGTTCGTTGTTCTGGCGTGCGATGGTATCTGGGACGTGATGACCAGCGAAGAGGTTGTTAGATTCGTGAGAACGCGGCTAGCTCAGACGAAACTCGGCGACGCAGAGCTGCATCGCAACGTTACGATACGTCCTGAGGAGATCTGCGAAGAACTTCTCAATTGTTGCTTGGCACCGGACGCTCTTATGGGTACCGGTTGTGATAATATGACAGTGATACTCGTGTGCTTTCTCCACGGCAAACCATGTTCGCAATTGGTTTTGCGTTGTCAGGACTTTCCGCAGAGTATAGATCTATGa